AATGCCTAAGATGTTATTGACCGCATCAAAGACGGTTTCTGTATCCATAAAGCCTTGATTACGCAAGGCTTCAAGTTCGGCTGGTGTGAATGGCAGATTTGCCAGCGTTTGTTTTGGACCTGCAGTACCAGCGTTGTTGATTAGCACATCGAGTTTGTCAAATTGGCGCTTTACCTGCTGCATGGCTTCGTGCACTTCATCAGGATTTGCTGCATTGAACGCTAAAAGATGCAGCGATTTTGAGCGCCCGTTTTTCTCGGCACTAAACAGTTTGGCTTTGAGTTGTTGTAACTTTTCCTGATTACGTCCCGTAATGATGCAGGTTGCGCCTTCGGCTAGAAATTTGGCGGTGATTATTTCGCCAATGTTGCCAGCGCCACCTGTGATTAGACAAATTTTTCCGGCTAGTCTTCCTTGCACCTGCGTCTCGCTAGCTAACGTCGCTGTTGTATTTTTCTCTTTTGCTGGCATCTGAATTTCTCCCGATAATTACTTTTGGCTCCATTATTTTCAGTGGATTCGTGAGAAATTAAAGTTAGAAAGAATCATGCATGAATAAAAAACTTTCACAATCTATGAAAACAGAACGTTCAGTCTCGCAAGATATCTATGCGCTGCCTAAAGCTGTGCATAAAGAAGTCATTGGCATGGATATGCTCGAGCGCTACACAGGCTGTGCTGCCAGCGAACTAGGTAACTACATTTTGCTGACCAACTTTACGCGCTATGTCACAGAATTTGCAGAGCGCTTTGGTGTATCGGTAGTCAGTGGCTCAGGCTTTCAGACGGTGAATGTGCCTGATGAAGACCTCTCGCTGATTGACTACAAAATCGGCAGTCCGACTGCCGCACTGGTGATGGATTTGCTCTCATTTCGCAAGCCTAAGCCGCGTGCCGTGATTATGCTCGGATTGTGTGGTGGCTTGAACAAACGCCTTAAAGTCGGTGAGTTTATCTTACCTATTGCCGCCATTCGTGATGATGGTGCCTCGCAGCATTATATGCCCGCACATGTGCCTGCTTTGCCTACATTTAACATTCAGAAAATTCTGTCGCAAGTGCTTGTCGAGAATGGTCATACTTACCGCACGGGGGTAATTCATACGACGGACTACCGTTTTTGGGAATTTGATGATGAGTTCAAGCAAGGCTTAATTCAGGAGCGCGCCATTGCAATTGATATGGAGTGTGCCACGCTGTTTATCACTGGCTTTGCGGTCAAGGTTGCGATTGGGGCGTTGATGCTGGTCAGTGATTTACCGCTCACGAAAGAGGGAATTAAGACAAAGTCGTCAGCCAACCATGTGTTTTCGCAATACACGAAGATGCATCTTGAACTTGGCATTAAAGCCTTGCAGGAATTGCGGCGGCGCGGCGATACGCTCGATGTGCGCCATTTTGAGTGGTAGAAGTGCTAAAATGTATGCTAT
The sequence above is drawn from the [Chlorobium] sp. 445 genome and encodes:
- a CDS encoding AMP nucleosidase, which gives rise to MKTERSVSQDIYALPKAVHKEVIGMDMLERYTGCAASELGNYILLTNFTRYVTEFAERFGVSVVSGSGFQTVNVPDEDLSLIDYKIGSPTAALVMDLLSFRKPKPRAVIMLGLCGGLNKRLKVGEFILPIAAIRDDGASQHYMPAHVPALPTFNIQKILSQVLVENGHTYRTGVIHTTDYRFWEFDDEFKQGLIQERAIAIDMECATLFITGFAVKVAIGALMLVSDLPLTKEGIKTKSSANHVFSQYTKMHLELGIKALQELRRRGDTLDVRHFEW